One genomic window of Cygnus olor isolate bCygOlo1 chromosome 3, bCygOlo1.pri.v2, whole genome shotgun sequence includes the following:
- the ENPP1 gene encoding LOW QUALITY PROTEIN: ectonucleotide pyrophosphatase/phosphodiesterase family member 1 (The sequence of the model RefSeq protein was modified relative to this genomic sequence to represent the inferred CDS: deleted 1 base in 1 codon) — protein sequence MVAAAGNGRREGPAGTGAADGELRAAAVPMLPAMEVAEEPEKAAGGRSKDPNTYKVLSLVLCVCMLTTILGCIFGLKPSCSKDVKTCKGRCFERSFGSCRCDRDCVKHGNCCLDYQEACIEPAHIWTCNKFRCGEKRQPEYHCSCADDCVEKNDCCVNYNAVCKGEASWVEEECEDITEPQCPKGFTKSPVLLFSLDGFRAEYLQTWGRLLPVISKLQKCGTYTSSMRPVYPSKTFPNHYSVVTGLYPESHGIIDNKMYDLKRNASFTLRSEEKFNPQWYQGQPIWLTAMYQGLKAATFFWPGSDVAIDGTFPNLYEKYNSSVPFEERVVTILRWLQLPEDERPHFYTLYLEEPDSSGHKFGPVSSGVILALQRVDNIVGMLMDGLKQMNLHKCLNIIFISDHGMEAGSCRKTAYLSTYLDNVQDFILVPGPAARLRPNNVPDEYFSFNYEGIVRNLTCREPNQPFKAYMKHLLPKRFHYANNDRIEPLHFYLNSQWQLARKPFEIKSCTGGFHGSDNRFPSMQAIFIGFGPGFKFQTQVDPFENIEVYNLMCDLLDVKPAPNNGTHGQLNHLLRNPVYIPQHPKETIHPSECSVVGQRTFPVSLGCSCRTVGLPVRDFQQRLNLTETEVKKTEKLTLPYGRPRVLQKRHNYCLLYHYRYVNAYSKDYRMSLWNAYTINKDDKWLSATEDISSCLHKDVRIPFNHNQTCSFYNNHPRLSYGFLSPPNLMTDAGKPHYDALLTSNIVPMYPAFKVLWNYFHQYLLPEYAAARNGVNVVSGPVFDYDFDGLYDTPEKVKRHRGNSEVPVPSHFFIMLTSCKNTSETPLECEGSLDALSFIVPHREDNSESCADGKSESLWVEERMKFHTARVRDIELLTGLSFYQDRKQPVSEILQLKTYLPTFETV from the exons GTACTCTGTGTCTGCATGTTAACGACAATCCTAGGATGTATATTTGGCCTGAAGCCGAGCTGTTCAAAAGATG TGAAAACCTGCAAAGGCCGTTGCTTTGAAAGGTCTTTTGGAAGCTGCCGTTGTGACAGAGATTGCGTCAAGCATGGAAACTGCTGCTTAGATTACCAGGAAGCGTGCATAGAACCAG CTCATATATGGACCTGTAATAAATTCAGGTGTGGAGAGAAGAGGCAACCAGAATATCATTGTTCCTGTGCAGATgattgtgtggaa aaaaacgATTGCTGTGTCAATTATAATGCTGTTTGTAAAG GAGAGGCAAGCTGGGTTGAAGAAGAGTGTGAGGACATTACTGAACCTCAGTGTCCAAAAGG aTTTACCAAATCTCCGGTGTTACTGTTTTCATTGGATGGCTTCAGAGCAGAATATTTGCAGACGTGGGGTAGACTCCTACCTGTTATTAGCAAATTAC aGAAATGTGGAACATACACTTCCAGTATGAGACCAGTGTATCCTTCAAAAACCTTTCCCAATCATTACTCCGTTGTCACA GGACTGTATCCTGAATCTCATGGTATAATTGATAACAAGATGTATGACCTCAAAAGAAATGCATCCTTCACCCTTAGAAGTGAAGAGAAGTTTAATCCACAGTGGTACCAAGGACAGCCT ATCTGGCTAACAGCTATGTACCAAGGTCTGAAAGCTGCTACGTTCTTCTGGCCTGGATCAGATGTAGCAATTGATGGGACCTTTCCAAATctgtatgaaaaatacaatag CTCAGTCCCTTTTGAAGAAAGGGTGGTAACTATTCTTCGCTGGCTGCAGTTACCTGAAGATGAAAG ACCACACTTTTACACTCTGTATTTAGAAGAACCAGATTCCTCAGGCCATAAGTTTGGACCAGTAAGCAGTGGa GTCATTTTGGCACTACAGAGAGTGGACAACATAGTTGGGATGCTGATGGATGGTCTCAAACAGATGAACTTGCATAAGTGCctgaacattatttttatatcagatCATG GAATggaagcagggagctgcaggaaaacagcataTCTGAGCACCTACCTGGATAATGTTCAAGATTTCATATTAGTACCTGGTCCTGCAGCTCGCCTTCGACCTAATAATGTTCCAGATGAGTATTTCTCTT TTAACTATGAAGGCATTGTCAGAAACCTCACA tgcagagAACCAAATCAACCTTTCAAAGCTTATATGAAACACCTTCTACCCAAGCGTTTCCATTATGCCAACAATGACCGGATTGAACCATTGCACTTTTATTTAAACTCCCAGTGGCAACTTGCTAG gaaaccATTTGAGATTAAAAGTTGCACAGGTGGATTCCATGGCTCTGATAATCGCTTCCCCAGTATGCAG GCTATCTTCATTGGTTTTGGACCAGGATTCAAGTTTCAAACTCAGGTTGATCcatttgaaaacattgaagTATATAATTTAATGTGTG ACTTGCTTGATGTGAAACCAGCCCCAAACAACGGAACCCATGGACAGCTAAATCATCTTTTAAGGAATCCCGTTTACATCCCTCAGCATCCCAAAGAAACAATCCATCCTTCTGAATGCTCTGTTGTGGGACAAAGAACCTTTCCAGTGAGCCTTGGCTGTTCCTGCAGGACAGTG GGTTTGCCAGTAAGGGATTTTCAACAGCGTTTAAATCTCACTGAAACAGAAG TTAAGAAGACAGAGAAACTTACTTTGCCCTATGGACGGCCCAGAGTTCTGCAGAAGAGACATAATTACTGCCTACTTTACCATTACCGCTATGTAAATGCATACAGCAAGGACTACAGGATGTCTTTGTGGAATGCGTATACCATTAACAAAGAT GACAAATGGCTTTCTGCTACAGAAGATATCTCCAGCTGTTTACACAAGGATGTTCGTATTCCTTTTAATCATAACCAGACATGTTCGTTTTACAACAATCATCCTCGGCTATCTTATGGATTCCTTTCTCCTCCAA ATTTGATGACAGATGCAGGGAAGCCTCACTATGATGCCTTGCTTACCAGCAACATTGTGCCAATGTATCCTGCATTTAAAG TGTTATGGAACTACTTCCATCAATACCTGCTGCCTGAATATGCTGCAGCCAGAAATGGTGTCAATGTAGTCAGTGGTCCTGTGTTTGATTATGACTTTGATGGACTGTATGATACCCcagaaaaggtgaaaag ACACCGTGGTAACTCAGAAGTTCCTGTTCCAAGTCATTTCTTCATTATGCTGACTAGttgtaaaaatacttctgaaactCCTCTGGAATGTGAAGGGTCTCTAGATGCCTTGTCTTTCATTGTGCCTCACAGAGAAGACAACAGTGAAAGCTGCGCA GATGGCAAGTCTGAGTCTTTGTGGGTTGAAGAGAGAATGAAGTTTCACACAGCTCGGGTCAGAGATATAGAATTACTTACAGGACTCAGCTTCTatcaagacagaaaacagccaGTATCTGAGATTTTACagttaaaaacatatttacCAACTTTTGAAACAGTCTGA